The Silene latifolia isolate original U9 population chromosome Y, ASM4854445v1, whole genome shotgun sequence sequence actcggtcgagttatagggttcactcggtcgagtgacttatACTCGGCCGGGTACTAGCTCGCGGTACTAGCTCGCACTTGGTTCGGTGCCCCCTATGGTTTGCAATTCCCGACTAACAAATACCATTTTATACAAATTATTAAAACAGGTAAAACTGGAGTATACTATTAGACTAATCTACTAACAAACATTACTAAGCACTTTCTAACTATAGCACTAATGAAGTCCAAACATGTACCAAATGAATAACTACATCATGTAAGAATCCTATCAACTATGCAATTTACGGTTTCAAACTCATCATATTCAaacatgcaccaatcatacaaaGGAAAGAACTTCACATAAAAAAATTTCTCTACTCATATCACATATATCTTACTAAAGTAAACATTCAAATTTCATCATTTCCACTATCACAtgttatcattcaccatatgaaaATTATATCATGCAAGAAGTCAATTAACTCATACCAACACATACAAAACTACGCCATGCGAGGACTTGCCAATTTAACATAGCAGACATGTAATCACACAACATGTCACTTcacgtttcccgactcataaccacccacgtagtgacctaTCGAAACAATAAGATCTAGTTTTAGaatgagggatccttctcacccaaaaccgatctcctattgtactcatgtcgggttcattttattagacactcctagattcattttggttcattggtttaggttccaaaatcgtcgatctgataccactttgtaacacgcCCTTCTTAcctggccaaggtaattgggagatgtaaccttctcggtttcccgaggcagtgaatcaGAGATATAATAAAgaaacgtttattataaatgataGGTTTAGTGATTAGAAACCATTaacaaatgaataaaatacaactcattgttactatactcatctaactaaCTATACTCGTCTTGTGACTCGTCAAGCtcatcccgtctcccgcgtactatcgaAACCATTTGTaactaacctgctccccatatgaccaaaggttatcatatggatcgacacagaacaccccaaaagagacaggtgataaatacacagacacaacaaacgtcagtttcaataaacaaataaagtgcgacacgactcaagtgtgtgaatatgcaacatgactactaatatgaataaacaacaatcaacaaccaccaccacggtatcgggacacgcccagacatatcgacaaccacactggtaccgggacacgcccagacataatGATAACCACactagtaccgggacacgcccagatttACCGGGTCCATAAGCCAACCAGATCCCCTgctagacgtcgtgtctcaaccacacgagtccctccaaactcaaatcattaatgtgcacacccctcttggagtgagaagctccaagaggcgacccaagcggaagacggtctcccaaccgccttccgtcttcTCAACaaccaagtaacaccaccaatgaTCTCTAACACAACACAACAATGATCATACATAGGAAATGCAAATGAACACCAATTATATGACTCAACATGAACTCAACCCCAACATACCATGGATAAAACTTTCTCAAATACCAACATGTTATCCAAATCGACTCATACATAAAATGATGATGCAAGACACACAAATATACACccaaaatattgaaaccgagtaggataaacttaccttttagcattcttcacaagcaatCCAATTAATAAGCAAGATCCGTCTCATAAGACCTTCTCATCCTACAAtaccacataataactatcacaaatcacCCTACACTATAACataatacaaaaccccttattattacccattaattacccttattatacatactaattactaattaattaacccaaATAGAATCCcccaaaaattagggttcatactAGTAAGAAAAGATGGGTGTTACTTACAAAGTGGAATGGTGGAAGAGCAATGGAGGGAGATCTCCTAAATCAAGCTTGAATCCTCATGGAGAAGGTGTTTAtggaggttttagagagaagggagaggatttggagtgagaaAGGATAAGATAGAAATGAATTAAGATAAGGTCCAAAATTGCATTTTACGGATGCTGTTcagtgccactcggtcgagtagcgaGTTCACTTGGTCTTgtgtcactcactcggtcgagtgtcattcactcgatcgagtgccgtgtccactcggtcgagtgcgacacATTTCTCAACAATGACCAGTTTTcttaaaacggtcatatctcactcctttcttggtcatttttgggcgtgtgacctaccgttggaatcgtaagagaacaagataTCACTTCCAATTAGAATCAGATCAATATCATgtctagatctcaagttatgatAATTTTAAGATCACCCTTCTATAgacggacattataacaactccactaagtctagtattggttatactcagcccactcggtcgagtgaacacGTTAGAAACTATGAGGTATTACATATACTTGTTAATGGTACTCCCACCAGACCCTTCAAAATGAAAAGGGGCCTGAGGCAAGGTGATCCCATTTTGCCTTTCCTGTTCTTGTTAGTTACAGAGGCTTTCAATCAAGATATGCTTAAGGGAACTAAAATAGGGTTAATTCAAGGTTTGGAAGTGGGTAAGGACAaggttgttttaattcacttacTATTTGCAGATGATACTCTTATATTTTGTCCTGCTAAATCTCACGTCCTGACAAATATCAGGAGGCTTCTTGATAATTTTAAACGCTCTACTGGACTCACTATTAATTTTAAGAAATCTTCTCTCGTGATACTGGAAAAGAGTCAGCATTGGGGTGAATCAAATGCTCGGAAATTGGAATGTCAAGTAGTTTAACTACCTGTGAAATATTTGGGTATTCCTTTGAGTTCTAACCCGAATAGACACTCAACCTAGGATTCAGTGGTGGAAAAGATAAGGAGAAGGCTGACTAGTTGGAAGGCGAGGCTAATTCAAAAAGATGGAAGAGTGGTCCTTATTAATCCATATTGAAGTTATGGCCCCTCTTTTATATGCCTATGTTTAAGATTCCTAAAGGCGTCTTGAAAAAGATTATCAGTTTGCAAAGAAAGTTTTACTGGGGAAGAAACAATGGGCGGGATGTTATTCCCTTGATCAACTGGAATATTGTCCAACTGCCAAAGGTGATGGGTGTCTTAGGCGTAGGTGATTTACAGATTAAAAATGCAAGTATGCTCTTCAAGTGGTGGTGACGATTTTCAATGAAGCATAAGGCGCTTTGAAAAGAATTATTTGTTCAATTCACGAACTTAATCCCGAAGTAGTGTTTAGAAGTGAAGAAAAAGTGGCTAAGCTTGACCAATGGAAGTCGATATGCTCTGTCAATGATTTGGACACTGACATTAGAGAAGTCACTAAGCAGGGTATCAAGATACAAATTGGAAAAGGTAATAAGGCCAGTTTTTGGGAGGATCTCTGGATTGGCAATGTAACTCTCAAAGAAGGGTTTCTGGGACTTTTTAATGTGTAAATTCAGATAAATAAATGTGTGGTTGACATGGGTACTTGGCAGGGCAATTATTGGGTCTGGCAACTTCAATGGCGAAGAAGATTATTTCAATGGGAATTATCACTAGTAGACCATTTAAACTTGATGATTGAGGGCTACAAACCTTTAAGGGATAAAGGCGATTGCCATATCTGGTCTTTTGACAAATCAAAATGCTACATGGCTAGAACTTTTGTTGACGCCTTCTATAAATTAAAATAGAATGGAGCAGAGTGTAAGCTTTGGTTCAGCCATGTTTGGAAAGGACTTGCACCACCAAGATATGAGATACTTTTTTCGGCAATACTATGGAAAAAGGTGAACACTAAGGATATGATGTTTAAGTGGAAAGAAATGACTTGGGAGGAGACGACGTGTATTTTCTGTGGTGAAGAATTGGAGACTGCCAGACACCTGTTTTTGCATTGTAGTTATTCTTGGAAGCTATGGACGAGTATTTGTGAGGCTTGGGATATGACATGGATTTGTCCCGGCGGGATTGATGATGCTTTTCTGATATGGTGTGATTCTCATTTTGTTGGGTTTGAGAAACGACTTTGGGAAGTATTCTTCATTGCGATAGTTACTATTAATTGGGAATTGCGAAATGAAGCGATTTTTGAGAACAAAACTCCTAACTGGCCGTGTACAGTGGATAAGCTGTTTTTAAGAGTTGGGTTGTGGTGCAAATCGTGGAAGGAAAGTTTACCTTATACCTTAGAGGAATGGTTAAACAATTGGAAAACATTTAGAACATGGAAGGAGAAAAGGATAGGGCAAAGGACGATTCCTCGACTTGATTTTTGATGCTGGCACTTATTAAGGATTTATTTGTcttatttgtgttttttttttattacgtaagaaaactaggttgatcctctagggtaggaccaacctatctcatcctttcgaatgagggaggtaagttgaagccaccggctatcaaaccaccttgaaagagttggacatgaatgtccaatagaagccatgaagtcagcaaccttgttggcttcacgaaagcaatgtttaattatcacttcatcgaaaaatgaaggtctaatttcacatccttgataatactagaaattttccaaggaatttgccaagtacctcgaattgagttaataacacataaattatcaccctccacaattaactttgagatttctaagtatttagctgctaaaataccttagtttaaagcgagagcttccgcaacaaggatactattggatccgcacttttttgctcccaacaaaatgactttaccattgtgatctcttatagaatatcctaaagcagctttattatcTTCTATtctcaatccgtcaaaatttactttaggaaaccgtttctaggtttttcccaccaaatttcttccttattagagttgtttctagctgactcttctatctcgggattgttgagatccttaaatttagtcacattccaggtcttagtgctattattacataaagtaataagtttgctgatacttaaattaacattattaaaggtAATATTATTTCTatgaaaccatgcattccaccaaataaaaatagtcttaatgaaatcatcttttggaattaaattTTTGAGATAATTAAGGTCTTGGATGACAGGCCCAATCAACAatattcgtaaaagaaatgatctttgttttcaataggattgttgcacagaacacaatgaggtgggacatcaatatgactcttgagaagtctacttttcgttggaaggccgtcaacacaggctttccaaagaaaaaatttcaattttggaggaatattcaattttcaaatccactgaaattcacatttgtcaagagtTTGATCAAACAAACCTTGCActaaccaagttgctgttttggtagagaaaaTTTCATCTACGGACAGCCCCCAAATGAGGGTATCTGGGATATCATTATGTGGCAGTGGAAtgtttgtttattgttttataaACTTGTTTAGGACCCTACTCACTGTAGGTCTCGGAGTTTACCCCgtctttttaataaaaaaaagtggTACAACAACTATCGAGAATGAAAATTGTATCGAGAATTTACATCATGTTGGAAAAATTGACAAGCATAAACACCAAAAGCattataaaacaaaaataaatatgaTGAGAAAGTTACCTATCAGACTTTTAACGAAGGATTTGTAGAAAAGATGAAGTGGTTGATGAAGAATAAAGTTGGTGTGTTGGATCAAACGAAGACTTTTTAGGAACAAAAAGGGGAGGTTGTGGAAAAGACACCTTAAGTAGAGTAGCCCTAAATAATTATAAACCtctttttatttaaaaaaaaaaaaactacatacGTATACACAATATATAAATGTGAATAACATGATGGAATAATAAGAACTGGGAGAAAAATATAAGAATGGGGTAAATTAAAGTTTTCGTATGCAGAAAGAAAAGAAGTTGATGAGTTAAAAGAAGAGATATGAAAGTATTTAATGAAGGAAAAATGAGATGGCGCCACCTGGTGGTACTCAAATTCGACGCCGCCGAGGGTATCACGGTAAATTATATAGCTATTTTTATTTCCCTCCcctaaactttgaattttaaaCTAGATCATAAGAAAGGGTAATTTAGGAACtacataaaattacataattaattatagttataaaataaataacaaaaatcaGTAAAATTCGCCTATTATGGTGGACTATTATAACAAACCAGAGAAATGATCACTAATGATTAATTAGGAGTACATTGCATATAAAGTTCTTGGAGATGTAAATTAATGAGAGAAAAGATCACCATCATGTTTACATACCAATTGATGATTTCACCATCATGATTAGTGTACAACTACTCAGAAGTCCATTTATATTTTTCCTGGTTACTCAAAGCTTTTACGATAAAAACATGAAGATTGAGTATTAATTTGGACATGGTTGATTAATATGCAGAAAGTAAACTATGGTTTACTCAAATGACCAAACAATTAAACATGAAATTCAATGGGTGCGTCTCTAGCATGCACTATTTATCGGGATATACAAAATGCCTTCTTCTTCAAAGGGGTTGTACTCCATATTAAACTTCTCTCTCGTTGAGAATTAGATGAAGATCACAATACAATGATGAATAAACGTAGTCATTCATGGGAATAATTTAGTGTAAATGAGGTAATTATTAAATAAATTGTTTTTcctaaaatattatatataagtttagttttagtttaattttatattttatattaattgTATAGATAAAAAATTACATACATACCCTTGAAATTTTGGCGTAAAAATGAAAACTgacattttattttttttttggttttttatatttaattatggTGACGCTGAAATTCGGTACCACAGAATGGCGCCCTATCGCGATATGAGAATTTTAGGAGGGTAGTAAAAGGACAATGTGCTTCTGTAGCAGCCTtcctttttgtttgttttttaagGGAACTAAAATTTTTAAGATTTTTGATATTAGTGGATTTTGAAGTAAAATCACGAGTATTAATTTAAACTTAATTTTAGTTTATTTCAATTGTGTTAAGTTTTATTCAATTTAGTTTATCTTtattcagtttagtttagtttagtttagtttagtttagtttagtttagtttaatttatcTTTTTATTAATTAACTCTTACATCAGTTCAGTTCAATCTAGTTTTATTAAGTTGAGTTCAACTCTTTTCTCAAAAAAGAACATGGCTTTGTgctaaaaacaaataaaaataggTTATATTATTGTACTTGGATGAGTACTCAAATGAaagtattgtattatgtatgtctTAATTTATGTTATGTACAACTCATTATGGAAGATAATAATAAGTTCGTCATATATCAGTTTTATACTTACACAAATTACTGAACTTCATATAAGATTGACTAACTTCGATAATGGGCAAGTGGGAGAAGCTGTGGTTGATGAGTGTAGGCTTCGGGATGTGGCGTGGGAAGGGTATAATTTCTCTTTCGATAATGGGCAAGTGGGAGAAGCTAATAGATAAAGCATGATTGATAGGGCAATGTGCAATGGGCAATGGTTAGAGTTGTTTCCGTATGCAAAGCTCCTTTATCTTGAGAGAGAGTGGTCCGACCATGCCCCGATAAAACTTGTTCTTAATTTAAGGGAGAAGGATGGCGGTGTGAGACGGATGTTTAGGTTTGAGAAAATGTGGGTAGGAGAGGAGGGATGCGAGGAGGCAGTTGTCCGTGGGGTTGAGCGAGGATGGGGAAATTTGCTGACGATGTTGAGTTCGTGCGCTAGTGAATTGCAAGAGTGGAAGAAGACGAACATCCACAAAATTCGAAGACTGATTGGACAAAAACGAAAGCAAATTGCTATGCTAAACATTGGAGGCCGAGAATATGGGCAGGTGATGAGAAGACGGAAATTGGTAGCGGAAGTGGCTGAGTTGTCTCGACAAGAGGAGCTTTATTGGAGGCAGAGATCTAGGGCCTTATGGCTTAAAGATGGAGATCGAAACACCAAGTTCTTTCATACTTGTGCCAGCGAACGTAAAAGGAAGAATTATATTGGCAAGCTGATCGATGACAATGGGGTGGAAAGGAATGAGGATGAAGCAAGTTGCAAATAGCTATTTCCAGGAGCTCTTTACGTCTTCTAACCAGATCGATTTTGATGGTGTTCTACATGGGCTGGATAACCGCGTGACTACTGAGATGAACATCGTTTTAGCACGTGACTATAGTGAGGTGTAGATTGTGGAAGCTTTGAATCAGATGAACCCGCTAAAAGCACCTGGACTAGAGGGTATGAATGGTTTGTATCCTATTGGAGTGCTATTGGACCTGAAGTTATTCGGACGGTTTTGGCTATTCTACGAGGGGAGCAGTCGGCTAAGGAGTTGAATAAAACAAATATCGTCTTAATTCCAAAGAAGAAGGCTCCGGACAAATTTCGTGACTTCAGACCAATTAGCTTGTGTAACGTGGCTTACAAGCTGGTGTAGAAGGTGCTCGCTAATACACTAAAAGAGTTTCTCGATAATATTATGTCATAAAATCACAGTGCTTTCACACCCGGAAGAGTCATTTCGGATGATGTGCTGACTGTTTTTGAAATGTTCAATTTTATAAAGTATTCTCGGGCCGCGGAAGGTTACATGGCTATTAAACTTGATATGACCAAAGCTTACGATAGGGTGAAATGGTATTTTTTTGGAATGGGTGCTGGTGACGATGGGCTTTGATAGAGGGTGGGTGGCGAGAGTGATGGATTTTGTTACTACTGTATCGTTTTCTGTGCTCATTAATGGGGCCACCGTCGCGGGAGTTCAGGCCGTCTAGAGGAATGAGGTAGGGGGATCCTTTATCTTCGTACCTTTTTATTCTCTGTGCAGAGGCTTTATCTAATCTAATTCATCGCGCCATTGAAATTAATTCGTTGCATGGATTCTGGTTTCGCAGACAGCCCTGGTAATTTCGCATCTTTTCTTTGATGATAATATTATTTTTTTCCTTAAAGCGAACTTGCATGAGGTTGAGGTTATTAGTGGTATCTTGAGAATCTATGAAGGAGCGTCGGGCCAGCTGCTTAATTTGGAGAAGACTACGGTGTCGTTTAGTCGCGGGATGGCTAGGGAGAGACGGGATAATATTGTAACTCAGCTGGGGATTGTTGAAGTGGCGGAACAAGAAAGGTATCTGGGTTTGCCGACTGTGGTGGGGCGATCGAAAAAGGTGCTGACAAACATTATTCGTGATCAACTGATTAAGAGAATTCAAGGGTGGCGCGGGAAAGTGTTGTCTAGGGCGGGTAAGGAGGTCCTTTTAAAGGTGGTAGCCAATTCACTTCCTACCTATGTTATGAGTGTTTTCAAAATCCCTGCGAGCTTTTGTGATGATCTTAGATCGATGGTGTCACGGTTTTGGTGGGGACATAGTGAGGAAAGGCGTGATATTTCGTGGGTGGCGTGGCAGAGGATGTGTCGGTCAAAGTGTAAAGGTGGGCTGGGGTTTAGGGACTTTCGTTTTTTTAACCTATCTTTGCTTGGAAAACAAGCATGGCGTCTGATACCAGTCGtcgcagtatcaaaaataaacctaagtacaactaacggaagctagcggtaagtagggtcgatctccacagggaggcaagaatgagatttatctgtctaattttagtctatgagtaacgggggttgattgattgtaattaatctaaaactaatctAAAGCAAAGAGAGAAAGAGTACCAGAAAATAAGAGCAGAGTAATAAGAGagaaaatatgctaggaatcggtctaccgtggcaactacactatcgggtcaactgagtcgattaaattattgataagaagagcgaggtcgtcacctttcggtccttaaacctacgattataccctttcggtctctaatcgccctagggtctccctaatttagctttcgccctagttaggtatcaactattgtaattaagcaagccttcccttccaatctttcgatctaggtcgtgggtaactaattaatcggtctcctgcctgcattcattcaacataatcacaattatattgcttaatacaattcttgtcgcaaaactaatctaatcatgtcgatcctaacatattgctaccacggtttccctagtcctaacatattaaaggaattagctacacatggctcgggatactacactagcaattgctaatctaataacataagacatgataactaaatagaggaataataaaagcaataaagaaacaagaatgaattaaaagggaaagatTACGGTTACAAAGTTGTAGATCGGAAATCGTAGCAAGCCAAATCCGAATCCCCAATAATCGTAGCAAAGTGTTGAGATGTAAACTAAGAGATGTATGATAAGATATATCACTTAACCTATTTATGAAATctttaaataggaaaacaaaagtctatcccgaaattaagcccaacacgAGTTAATTAATCATgcgtaacatcaaaaccactcgatcgagtaactttaaatcactcgatcgagtaaaattaagcttaaaccgctcgatcgagtataaaatctactcgatcaattaaaccttaaattgaatctactcgatcgagtagaaaaaggactcgatcgaacataaatctactcgatcgagtactttccaacaCACAAtttctgcttcgcgcactgaacttcaaacggctgccatttcttcattacctgggcaaacagggcgattccggtggcgttggaaagctaagaggacaagctttcatccccaattagaatcacctgaatatctattgtagaactcaagatatggctCTCAAAATTAGGCagtagcaatttgaagttcttcctttgctcgcctagctatctttcttctttgcgcatctcaaaatagctacattcccgctccaaattcactcttcctccaaatgcatgctaaacggacggtaaaaggctcgatttcactactttctggttcatttctgcaaataagacaaaacaaaccaaagtagcatattcggggcatttcgtagcataaactacgataatagcatagaaatacgtgcataaaaaggcctaaaaagactatataaaatgcacgtatcaaatctccccaaaccaaacctttactcatcctcgagtaaactaaatgcaaactaatggaacggaaaagataactcagagctagctataacttgtctacttaaaccaatttaatgcaagctaaaatcaacagttacagctacaatggtcattacgtaaacgaattataagatgtccataaattaagctgacctatcgaccctgcaagaccaaaaaaatcggactctcacgtggtcactcttctctcatgaagcaaagggtgaaagtatatgtataagagagaaagagaaaacagtcactcacctagactgcgacctacataacatgcatgcaacaaaaatgatagacgattcaagtactaatgcacacactccaaccaataatgtccatcacagccgagggcttacaaataatattggaatagtgaggttcaggtgagaaaacgcaaaacaagttatg is a genomic window containing:
- the LOC141628680 gene encoding uncharacterized protein LOC141628680 — protein: MIDRAMCNGQWLELFPYAKLLYLEREWSDHAPIKLVLNLREKDGGVRRMFRFEKMWVGEEGCEEAVVRGVERGWGNLLTMLSSCASELQEWKKTNIHKIRRLIGQKRKQIAMLNIGGREYGQVMRRRKLVAEVAELSRQEELYWRQRSRALWLKDGDRNTKFFHTCASERKRKNYIGKLIDDNGVERNEDEASCK